A stretch of Allostreptomyces psammosilenae DNA encodes these proteins:
- a CDS encoding extracellular solute-binding protein — protein MRRIHLLGVVACLALTATACGGGDSGDGGNGGNGGNASADPASVSGTVTYWDTSDATNEAPVFEELIAQFEEQYPNIDVEYVNVPFDQAQNKFKTAAQSGDGAPDVIRAEVAWTPEFASLGYLAPLDGTPAMSNYEDYLAGPAATGVFDGVTYGVPQVTDTLALLYNREIFEQAGVEVPTTWEEMAQIAPTIKDKTGADATYLNPTGYYSLPFIYGEGGDLLDVEGQKITVNSPEAVAGWETMKSLIDEGVSVRPDLAQGYTNMQAAFGAGDVAMVIEGPWGVGQITSGEAFGGSTENLGIAPMPGGSAGAGTPVGGHNYAAYAGSDALDASYLFIEFMNSAESQTTLATELGLLPTRSSVYEADGVAENQLIADFKAVLDGAVARPSIPEAGLLFTPLDVNVPEMIGGEDPQKSLDDVAENYREFLTDWS, from the coding sequence ATGCGTCGCATCCATCTGCTCGGAGTCGTGGCTTGCCTGGCCCTGACCGCCACCGCGTGCGGTGGAGGCGACAGCGGTGACGGTGGGAACGGCGGCAACGGCGGCAACGCCTCCGCCGACCCGGCGTCGGTGAGCGGCACCGTCACCTACTGGGACACCTCCGACGCGACCAACGAGGCTCCGGTCTTCGAGGAGCTCATCGCGCAGTTCGAGGAGCAGTACCCGAACATCGACGTCGAGTACGTCAACGTGCCGTTCGACCAGGCCCAGAACAAGTTCAAGACGGCCGCGCAGAGCGGCGACGGCGCCCCGGACGTGATCCGCGCCGAGGTCGCCTGGACCCCCGAGTTCGCCTCCCTGGGCTACCTCGCCCCGCTCGACGGCACCCCCGCCATGTCGAACTACGAGGACTACCTCGCCGGCCCCGCCGCCACCGGCGTCTTCGACGGCGTGACCTACGGCGTCCCGCAGGTGACCGACACCCTCGCCCTGCTCTACAACCGCGAGATCTTCGAGCAGGCCGGCGTCGAGGTGCCGACCACCTGGGAGGAGATGGCGCAGATCGCCCCCACCATCAAGGACAAGACCGGGGCCGACGCCACCTACCTCAACCCCACCGGCTACTACTCGCTGCCGTTCATCTACGGCGAGGGCGGCGACCTGCTGGACGTCGAGGGCCAGAAGATCACGGTCAACTCCCCCGAGGCGGTCGCCGGCTGGGAGACCATGAAGTCGCTGATCGACGAGGGCGTCTCGGTCCGGCCCGACCTCGCCCAGGGCTACACCAACATGCAGGCCGCCTTCGGCGCCGGTGACGTGGCCATGGTCATCGAGGGTCCGTGGGGCGTCGGCCAGATCACCTCGGGCGAGGCCTTCGGCGGCTCCACCGAGAACCTCGGCATCGCCCCGATGCCCGGCGGCAGCGCCGGCGCCGGCACCCCCGTCGGCGGCCACAACTACGCCGCCTACGCCGGCTCGGACGCCCTCGACGCCTCCTACCTGTTCATCGAGTTCATGAACTCCGCGGAGAGCCAGACCACCCTCGCCACCGAGCTCGGCCTGCTGCCCACCCGCTCCAGCGTGTACGAGGCCGACGGCGTCGCGGAGAACCAGCTGATCGCCGACTTCAAGGCGGTCCTCGACGGCGCCGTGGCCCGCCCGTCCATCCCCGAGGCCGGCCTGCTGTTCACCCCCCTGGACGTCAACGTCCCCGAGATGATCGGTGGCGAGGACCCGCAGAAGTCCCTCGACGACGTCGCCGAGAACTACCGCGAGTTCCTCACCGACTGGTCCTGA
- a CDS encoding carbohydrate ABC transporter permease produces MAEHSLKPATPAPHRGAGPAATAVRSGAKGAGPVPDAARPTNGQRLARSIRRHRYAWAMVAPVVIVMVGIIGYPLVNGLWLSLTNANERNVAKTIGVNEIPATYELIGFENFSDVLTSGVFWDKLLWTLVWTIGCVGAHYLIGLALAVLLNRRIRGRGIYRVLLIMPWAVPPFVSAFAWRFLYNGDGGLFNAVLTSVGLPALDWLSEPGLARLSVMLVNIWIGIPFMMVAMLGALQSIPGELYEAAEMDGTSPWQRFRHVTLPGVRTVSMTVLLLGTVWTFNQFPIIFLVSGGGPGDSTEILVTYAYRLAFEGIRNYSVASTWGALILLILTVYAVIYRRVLRNNGEDVW; encoded by the coding sequence ATGGCTGAGCATTCGCTGAAGCCGGCGACGCCGGCCCCCCACCGGGGGGCCGGCCCCGCCGCCACCGCTGTCCGATCCGGCGCCAAGGGCGCCGGCCCCGTCCCCGACGCCGCACGGCCCACCAACGGCCAGCGGCTCGCCCGGAGCATCCGCCGGCACCGCTACGCGTGGGCCATGGTGGCGCCGGTCGTCATCGTGATGGTCGGGATCATCGGCTACCCACTGGTCAACGGCCTGTGGCTGTCGCTGACCAACGCCAACGAGCGCAACGTCGCCAAGACCATCGGCGTCAACGAGATCCCCGCGACCTACGAGCTGATCGGCTTCGAGAACTTCTCCGACGTCCTCACCAGCGGGGTCTTCTGGGACAAGCTGCTGTGGACGCTGGTGTGGACGATCGGCTGCGTCGGCGCCCACTACCTGATCGGCCTGGCGCTCGCGGTCCTGCTCAACCGGCGGATCCGCGGCCGCGGCATCTACCGGGTGCTGCTCATCATGCCGTGGGCCGTCCCGCCCTTCGTCTCCGCCTTCGCCTGGCGCTTCCTCTACAACGGCGACGGCGGGCTCTTCAACGCCGTGCTCACCTCGGTGGGCCTGCCGGCGCTGGACTGGCTCAGCGAGCCCGGTCTGGCCCGGCTCTCCGTCATGCTCGTCAACATCTGGATCGGCATCCCGTTCATGATGGTGGCGATGCTCGGCGCCCTGCAGTCCATCCCCGGCGAGCTGTACGAGGCCGCCGAGATGGACGGCACCTCCCCGTGGCAGCGCTTCCGCCACGTCACCCTGCCCGGCGTGCGCACCGTCTCGATGACCGTGCTGCTGCTCGGCACCGTGTGGACCTTCAACCAGTTCCCGATCATCTTCCTGGTGTCCGGCGGCGGCCCCGGTGACTCCACCGAGATCCTCGTCACCTACGCCTACCGACTGGCCTTCGAGGGCATCCGCAACTACTCGGTGGCCTCCACCTGGGGCGCGCTGATCCTGCTGATCCTCACGGTCTACGCGGTGATCTACCGCCGCGTGCTCCGCAACAACGGAGAGGATGTGTGGTGA
- a CDS encoding sugar ABC transporter permease: MSATAAPATPATATATPARTAKAPRGRGQRSPLASFGIHATLVVTALIAILPIIWVALTSFKPRGTWNNANPIQDPTLGNYRQVLFETELLTWFGNSLLVAAGTMVLGVFLSATAAYALSRFRFPGRRPMLWSFLLTQMFPVAILIVPLYNLMSTYGLLNNFGGLILAYCTTAVPFCTWMLKGYFDSVPVEIDEAGQVDGLTPLGTFYRLVLPLARPGLAVTAFYSFITAWGEVAYASVFMTGNESYTLPVGLSTFVDQYKTEWGLMTSASVLITIPAAIIFLIAQRGLVQGLTAGGTKG, encoded by the coding sequence ATGTCCGCCACCGCCGCCCCCGCCACCCCGGCGACCGCCACCGCCACGCCGGCCCGGACCGCCAAGGCCCCGCGCGGCCGGGGCCAGCGCTCCCCGCTCGCCTCCTTCGGCATCCACGCCACGCTGGTCGTCACCGCGCTGATCGCCATCCTGCCGATCATCTGGGTGGCCCTGACCTCCTTCAAGCCCCGCGGCACCTGGAACAACGCCAACCCGATCCAGGACCCGACGCTCGGCAACTACCGGCAGGTGCTGTTCGAGACCGAGCTGCTCACCTGGTTCGGCAACTCGCTGCTGGTCGCCGCCGGAACCATGGTGCTCGGCGTGTTCCTGTCCGCCACGGCGGCCTACGCGCTCTCCCGGTTCCGCTTCCCCGGCCGCCGGCCCATGCTGTGGAGCTTCCTGCTCACCCAGATGTTCCCGGTCGCGATCCTGATCGTGCCGCTGTACAACCTGATGTCCACCTACGGCCTGCTGAACAACTTCGGCGGCCTGATCCTCGCCTACTGCACCACCGCGGTGCCCTTCTGCACCTGGATGCTCAAGGGCTACTTCGACTCGGTGCCGGTGGAGATCGACGAGGCCGGCCAGGTCGACGGGCTCACCCCGCTGGGCACCTTCTACCGGCTGGTGCTGCCGCTGGCCCGCCCGGGCCTGGCCGTCACCGCCTTCTACTCGTTCATCACCGCCTGGGGCGAGGTGGCCTACGCCTCCGTCTTCATGACCGGCAACGAGAGCTACACGCTGCCCGTCGGCCTGTCGACCTTCGTCGACCAGTACAAGACCGAGTGGGGCCTGATGACCTCGGCCAGCGTCCTGATCACCATCCCCGCCGCGATCATCTTCCTGATCGCCCAGCGCGGACTGGTGCAGGGCCTGACCGCCGGCGGCACCAAGGGATAG
- a CDS encoding glycoside hydrolase family 13 protein encodes MPSDATPLTQAGTTGADADRAAWWRDAVIYQVYIRSFADSDGDGVGDMGGIRQRLPHLADLGVDAVWITPFYTSPMADGGYDVADYRDVDPLFGGLEDFDAMLAEAHRLGIKVIVDLVPNHTSDQHPWFVEALAAEPGSPARERYIFRPGRGENGELPPNDWESVFGGLAWTRTTNPDGTPGEWYLHLFAPEQPDLNWRNPAVREEFADILRFWLDRGVDGFRVDVAHGMFKAEGLPDVGTTGQAEMLTTAVLPYWDQDEVHGVYREWRALLDSYPGERIFVAEAWVPNAERMARYLRADELHQAFNFAYLHAEWSAEALRAVIDDSLAATAQVGAPTTWVLSNHDVVRHVTRYGGGEQGTRRARAAALLMLGLPGSAYVYQGEELGLEEIQDLPVELIEDPRYHRTNGEDPGRDGCRVPLPWSGTAAPFGFGPEGLEKAWLPAPARWAALTVEAQREDPASMLSLYREALRLRRQWGGGELLNWLPSPEGVLTFSRETGLEVTVNVTDKDVELPAPGEVLLASAPVEVTGGVARIPAETAVWWRGAGA; translated from the coding sequence CTGCCCAGCGACGCCACGCCGCTCACGCAGGCCGGCACCACCGGAGCCGACGCCGACCGCGCCGCCTGGTGGCGGGACGCCGTGATCTACCAGGTCTACATCCGCTCCTTCGCCGACTCCGACGGCGACGGCGTCGGGGACATGGGCGGCATCCGGCAGCGCCTGCCCCACCTGGCCGACCTCGGCGTCGACGCCGTGTGGATCACCCCCTTCTACACCTCCCCGATGGCCGACGGCGGCTACGACGTCGCCGACTACCGCGACGTGGACCCGCTCTTCGGCGGCCTGGAGGACTTCGACGCGATGCTGGCCGAGGCCCACCGCCTCGGCATCAAGGTCATCGTCGACCTCGTCCCCAACCACACCTCCGACCAGCACCCCTGGTTCGTCGAGGCGCTGGCCGCCGAGCCCGGCTCCCCCGCCCGCGAGCGCTACATCTTCCGCCCCGGCCGCGGCGAGAACGGCGAACTCCCGCCCAACGACTGGGAGTCCGTCTTCGGCGGCCTGGCCTGGACCCGCACCACCAACCCCGACGGCACCCCCGGCGAGTGGTACCTGCACCTGTTCGCCCCCGAGCAGCCCGACCTGAACTGGCGCAACCCCGCCGTGCGCGAGGAGTTCGCCGACATCCTCCGGTTCTGGCTGGACCGCGGCGTGGACGGCTTCCGCGTCGACGTCGCCCACGGCATGTTCAAGGCCGAGGGGCTGCCGGACGTCGGCACCACCGGCCAGGCCGAGATGCTCACCACCGCCGTCCTGCCCTACTGGGACCAGGACGAGGTGCACGGCGTCTACCGCGAGTGGCGCGCCCTGCTCGACTCCTACCCCGGCGAGCGGATCTTCGTCGCCGAGGCGTGGGTGCCCAACGCCGAGCGGATGGCCCGCTACCTGCGCGCCGACGAGCTGCACCAGGCCTTCAACTTCGCCTACCTGCACGCCGAGTGGTCCGCCGAGGCGCTGCGCGCCGTCATCGACGACTCGCTGGCCGCCACCGCCCAGGTCGGCGCGCCCACCACCTGGGTGCTCTCCAACCACGACGTCGTCCGCCACGTCACCCGCTACGGCGGCGGCGAGCAGGGCACCCGCCGGGCCCGCGCGGCGGCCCTGCTGATGCTCGGCCTGCCCGGCTCCGCCTACGTCTACCAGGGCGAGGAGCTGGGCCTGGAGGAGATCCAGGACCTGCCCGTGGAGCTCATCGAGGACCCGCGCTACCACCGCACCAACGGCGAGGACCCGGGCCGCGACGGCTGCCGGGTGCCGCTGCCCTGGTCCGGCACGGCGGCGCCGTTCGGCTTCGGCCCCGAGGGGCTGGAGAAGGCCTGGCTGCCGGCCCCGGCCCGCTGGGCCGCGCTGACCGTCGAGGCGCAGCGCGAGGACCCCGCCTCGATGCTCTCGCTGTACCGCGAGGCGCTGCGGCTGCGCCGGCAGTGGGGCGGCGGCGAGCTGCTGAACTGGCTGCCCTCGCCGGAGGGTGTGCTCACCTTCTCCCGCGAGACCGGACTTGAGGTTACGGTCAACGTCACCGACAAGGACGTCGAACTGCCGGCACCGGGTGAGGTGCTGCTCGCCTCCGCACCGGTGGAGGTCACCGGCGGGGTGGCGCGCATCCCGGCCGAGACCGCGGTGTGGTGGCGGGGCGCCGGCGCCTGA
- a CDS encoding LacI family DNA-binding transcriptional regulator — protein MTTRLADIAAHAGVSEATVSRVLNGKPGVAAATRRAVLGALDVLGYDRPAKAQQQRAGLIGLIVPELSNPIFPEFAEVIETSLSMHGWTAVLCTQTPGGITEDDYTDLLLDRGVSGIIFVNGLHADTRSDPGRYRRLVDRGLPIVLINGYMAGVDAPFLSHDDVSSMELAVTHLHSLGHRRIGLAVGQDRYTTVVRKTEGFRRTARRLIGRDPLEEGLIINTLFSVEGGAAAAVQLLDAGCTAICCGNDLMAIGAIRAARSRGLRVPQDVSVIGFDDAPLMAYTDPPLTTVRQSVREMGLAAVGALLGEIAGEKAPRGELIFRPELVVRGSTGAAPGVEPAPGAEGTPGAKGAPGAQAVAGGQAVAGGEPGAQVVAGGEPGGEPTPRAEPSGAEAASATGAGPALSGGADAPAASEAS, from the coding sequence ATGACCACCCGACTGGCCGACATCGCCGCCCACGCCGGCGTCAGCGAGGCGACCGTGAGCCGGGTCCTGAACGGCAAGCCCGGCGTCGCCGCGGCGACCCGGCGGGCCGTGCTCGGCGCCCTGGACGTGCTGGGCTACGACCGTCCCGCGAAGGCGCAGCAGCAGCGGGCCGGATTGATCGGGCTGATCGTCCCGGAGCTGAGCAACCCGATCTTCCCGGAGTTCGCCGAGGTCATCGAGACGTCGCTGTCGATGCACGGCTGGACGGCGGTGCTGTGCACCCAGACGCCCGGTGGGATCACCGAGGACGACTACACCGACCTGCTGCTGGACCGCGGCGTCTCCGGGATCATCTTCGTCAACGGCCTGCACGCCGACACCCGCTCCGACCCGGGCCGCTACCGCCGCCTGGTGGACCGCGGGCTGCCGATCGTGCTGATCAACGGCTACATGGCGGGGGTGGACGCGCCGTTCCTCTCGCACGACGACGTCTCCTCGATGGAACTGGCGGTGACCCACCTGCACTCGCTGGGGCACCGGAGGATCGGGCTGGCGGTCGGCCAGGACCGGTACACCACGGTGGTGCGCAAGACCGAGGGCTTCCGGCGCACGGCGCGGCGGCTGATCGGCCGCGACCCGCTGGAGGAGGGCCTGATCATCAACACCCTGTTCTCGGTGGAGGGCGGCGCGGCGGCGGCCGTGCAGCTGTTGGACGCCGGCTGCACGGCGATCTGCTGCGGCAACGACCTGATGGCGATCGGCGCGATCCGGGCGGCCCGGTCGCGGGGGCTGCGGGTGCCGCAGGACGTGTCGGTGATCGGCTTCGACGACGCGCCGCTGATGGCCTACACCGACCCGCCGCTGACCACGGTGCGGCAGTCGGTGCGGGAGATGGGGCTGGCCGCGGTCGGCGCGCTGCTCGGCGAGATCGCGGGCGAGAAGGCGCCGCGCGGCGAGCTGATCTTCCGCCCGGAGCTGGTGGTGCGCGGCAGCACCGGCGCCGCGCCGGGCGTCGAGCCGGCGCCGGGGGCGGAGGGGACGCCTGGTGCCAAGGGGGCGCCGGGGGCGCAGGCGGTGGCTGGGGGACAGGCGGTGGCCGGCGGGGAGCCGGGAGCGCAGGTGGTGGCCGGCGGGGAGCCGGGCGGGGAGCCGACACCCCGCGCGGAGCCGTCGGGGGCGGAGGCAGCGAGTGCCACGGGTGCCGGCCCCGCGCTTTCCGGGGGTGCGGACGCGCCCGCGGCCAGCGAAGCGTCCTGA
- a CDS encoding DoxX family protein, whose protein sequence is MNVAYWIVAGLLALFYLYGGGVKVVRSRERLRPMMAWVDSTPMPAVRAIGLIEVLGAIGLILPPLTGVAPWLALAAAIGFVALQIGATRVHLALGDRRIALNITLMLVAAVTVWLATAWV, encoded by the coding sequence ATGAACGTCGCATATTGGATCGTCGCCGGCCTGCTCGCCCTCTTCTACCTGTACGGGGGCGGGGTGAAGGTGGTACGGAGCCGCGAGCGGCTCCGGCCGATGATGGCGTGGGTGGACAGCACGCCGATGCCGGCCGTCAGGGCCATCGGGCTGATCGAGGTGCTCGGCGCGATCGGGCTGATCCTCCCGCCGCTGACCGGCGTCGCGCCCTGGCTGGCCCTGGCCGCGGCGATCGGCTTCGTGGCCCTGCAGATCGGCGCGACCAGGGTGCACCTGGCCCTCGGAGACCGCCGGATCGCCCTCAACATCACGCTCATGCTGGTCGCGGCCGTGACCGTCTGGCTGGCGACCGCATGGGTGTGA
- a CDS encoding cupin domain-containing protein: protein MTEETKAGGPTAAPAVSVTAPAGAVAAPAVSVVGPDEGETILLGSTRLRVLEDGSHTGHRLGLAESVLAPHTPGPPQHRHAEHDEGFYVISGTVRFTVGEKEYDATPGTLVMVPPGVPHTFANTTDQPAVMLSTFTPDLYVRYFRDLRDMIAGGRELTPKANIEAMSRYATEPAAEFG, encoded by the coding sequence ATGACCGAAGAAACGAAGGCCGGCGGGCCGACCGCGGCCCCCGCCGTGTCGGTGACAGCCCCCGCCGGGGCGGTGGCAGCCCCCGCCGTGTCGGTGGTCGGCCCGGACGAGGGCGAGACGATCCTCCTGGGCAGCACGCGACTGCGCGTCCTGGAGGACGGCAGCCACACCGGGCACCGCCTCGGGCTGGCCGAGTCCGTCCTCGCGCCGCACACACCGGGACCGCCGCAGCACCGTCACGCCGAGCACGACGAGGGCTTCTACGTCATCTCCGGCACCGTGCGGTTCACCGTCGGCGAGAAGGAGTACGACGCGACGCCGGGCACGCTCGTGATGGTCCCGCCCGGGGTGCCGCACACGTTCGCCAACACGACCGACCAACCGGCCGTCATGCTCAGCACGTTCACACCGGACCTGTACGTGCGGTACTTCCGGGACCTGCGGGACATGATCGCGGGCGGCCGGGAACTGACCCCGAAGGCGAACATCGAAGCGATGAGCCGTTACGCCACCGAGCCCGCCGCCGAATTCGGGTAG
- a CDS encoding LysR family transcriptional regulator produces MELRTLRYFVAVAEELHFGRAAGRLHMSQPPLSRAIKRLETEVGAVLFVRSPAGVTLTPAGAVLLDEARALLDQADRARVRVAAAAGAATITVGVLGDGADPGAARLAAAFRRRHPHVEVRVRDTDLTDPTCGLHAGLVDVALTRGPFDETGLDVRELRADPVGALLRADDPLARRDSLRLADLADRRWFRFPEGTDPRWQSYWNGGRRREGPVVRAVQECRQAVLWNGTVGLTLLDHEPADGLTVLPLVDMPPSRVVVAWRAGDTDPLVRSFVRIAIAAYRDQAPHRRHPDGRPTGTPVPDRRACPAASS; encoded by the coding sequence GTGGAACTACGCACGCTGCGCTATTTCGTGGCGGTCGCCGAGGAGCTCCACTTCGGCCGGGCGGCCGGCCGGCTGCACATGAGTCAGCCGCCGCTGAGCCGGGCGATCAAGCGCCTGGAGACCGAGGTCGGCGCCGTGCTGTTCGTCCGGTCCCCCGCCGGCGTCACGCTCACCCCGGCGGGGGCGGTGCTGCTCGACGAGGCACGCGCCCTGCTCGACCAGGCGGACCGGGCGCGGGTACGCGTGGCCGCGGCGGCCGGCGCCGCGACCATCACCGTCGGCGTCCTGGGGGACGGCGCCGACCCTGGCGCGGCCCGGCTGGCCGCGGCCTTCCGCCGGCGGCACCCGCACGTCGAGGTGCGCGTCCGCGACACCGACCTGACCGACCCCACCTGCGGCCTGCACGCCGGACTGGTGGACGTCGCCCTGACCCGCGGGCCGTTCGACGAGACCGGCCTGGACGTGCGCGAACTGCGCGCCGACCCGGTCGGAGCGCTGCTGCGCGCCGACGATCCGCTGGCCCGCCGCGACAGCCTGCGGCTGGCCGACCTGGCCGACCGGCGCTGGTTCCGGTTCCCGGAGGGAACCGATCCCCGCTGGCAGTCGTACTGGAACGGCGGCCGGCGACGCGAGGGTCCGGTGGTGCGGGCGGTCCAGGAATGCCGGCAGGCGGTGCTCTGGAACGGCACGGTGGGCCTGACTCTCCTGGACCACGAGCCGGCGGACGGCCTCACCGTGCTGCCGCTGGTCGACATGCCGCCGAGCCGCGTGGTGGTGGCGTGGAGGGCGGGCGACACCGATCCACTGGTCCGCTCGTTCGTCCGGATCGCGATCGCGGCCTACCGCGATCAAGCGCCCCACCGGCGGCACCCCGACGGCCGCCCCACCGGCACCCCCGTCCCCGACCGCCGCGCCTGCCCTGCCGCGTCGTCATGA
- a CDS encoding ABC transporter ATP-binding protein, with protein MVNPIEVAGLSRRYGGPQGFEAVRDVSFTVRGGELFALLGTNGAGKTSTVEVLEGLARPSAGTVRVLGHDPYRERAKVRPRTGVMLQEGGFPSDLTAAETLRMWAGCTTGARPVAEALDLVGLAGRAGVAVKRLSGGERRRLDLAAALLGRPAVLFLDEPTTGLDPESRRATWDLVRSLLNEGTTVLLTTHYLEEAAELADRVAIMHAGSIVLSGTPAEIAAAQPSSISFELPVGVTVADLPALSGEWSTGPAGRTSMTTARLQADLGALLAWADARDLTLPGLDARSGSLEEAFLAVARRERATAAGPAAKRGGTARRGFGRRGDRNEVAA; from the coding sequence ATGGTGAATCCGATCGAGGTGGCCGGCCTGAGCCGGCGGTACGGCGGGCCGCAGGGCTTCGAGGCCGTGCGCGACGTCTCGTTCACGGTGCGCGGCGGGGAGCTGTTCGCCCTGCTGGGCACCAACGGGGCGGGCAAGACCTCCACGGTGGAGGTGCTGGAGGGGCTGGCGCGACCGTCCGCCGGCACGGTGCGGGTGCTGGGCCACGACCCGTACCGGGAGCGGGCGAAGGTGCGGCCGCGCACCGGGGTGATGCTCCAGGAGGGCGGCTTCCCGTCCGACCTGACGGCGGCGGAGACGCTGCGGATGTGGGCCGGCTGCACCACGGGCGCCCGGCCGGTCGCGGAGGCGCTGGACCTGGTGGGGCTGGCCGGGCGGGCGGGGGTCGCGGTCAAGCGGCTGTCCGGCGGCGAGCGGCGCCGGCTGGACCTCGCGGCGGCCCTGTTGGGCCGGCCCGCCGTGCTCTTCCTGGACGAGCCCACCACCGGCCTGGACCCGGAGAGCCGGCGCGCCACCTGGGACCTGGTGCGTTCCCTGTTGAACGAGGGGACGACGGTGCTGCTGACCACCCACTACCTGGAGGAGGCGGCGGAGCTCGCCGACCGGGTGGCGATCATGCACGCCGGGAGCATCGTGCTCTCCGGCACCCCCGCGGAGATCGCCGCGGCGCAGCCGTCGTCCATCTCCTTCGAGCTGCCGGTCGGCGTGACCGTGGCGGACCTGCCGGCGCTGTCCGGCGAGTGGAGCACCGGCCCGGCCGGGCGGACGTCGATGACCACCGCGCGGCTCCAGGCGGATCTCGGCGCGCTGCTGGCCTGGGCCGACGCCCGTGACCTTACGTTGCCGGGGCTGGACGCCCGCTCCGGCTCGTTGGAGGAGGCGTTCCTCGCGGTGGCCCGGCGGGAGCGTGCGACGGCGGCCGGCCCGGCCGCGAAGCGGGGCGGCACGGCCCGACGCGGGTTCGGCCGGCGCGGCGACAGGAACGAGGTGGCGGCGTGA
- a CDS encoding ABC transporter permease: MAVSRLVAMGRAELLLFGRNTMVAFTALVLPALFVWMFYGMAESGSLPLSESALGSGEFLLTGMIGFVLLLVVYQNMTSVLVGRREELVLKRLRTGELTDPEILTGTALPSVALALAQTVLAVGVGAALLDVRFPVNPVLLVVAVLLGTLLCVLLAALSSAFTRTVEMAQITTLPVFMVCMVGSGLTVPLDVLPETAAQVCRLLPLTPVVELARLGWLGTTGESAPVGFGGTIVAAWPHLLVLAAWLLLGLLAFRRWFRWEPRG, encoded by the coding sequence ATGGCGGTGTCCCGACTGGTGGCCATGGGCAGGGCGGAGCTGCTGCTGTTCGGCCGCAACACGATGGTGGCGTTCACCGCGCTGGTGCTGCCCGCGCTGTTCGTCTGGATGTTCTACGGCATGGCGGAGAGCGGCTCGCTGCCGCTGTCCGAGTCCGCCCTGGGCAGCGGGGAGTTCCTGCTGACCGGGATGATCGGCTTCGTGCTGCTGCTCGTCGTCTACCAGAACATGACGAGTGTGCTGGTGGGACGGCGCGAGGAGCTGGTGCTCAAGCGCCTGCGCACCGGGGAGCTGACGGATCCGGAGATCCTCACCGGCACGGCGCTGCCGTCGGTGGCGCTGGCGCTGGCGCAGACGGTGCTGGCGGTCGGGGTCGGCGCGGCGCTGCTGGACGTGCGGTTCCCGGTCAACCCGGTGCTGCTGGTGGTCGCCGTGCTGCTGGGCACCCTGCTCTGCGTGCTGCTGGCGGCGCTGAGCTCGGCGTTCACCCGGACCGTGGAGATGGCGCAGATCACCACCCTGCCGGTGTTCATGGTGTGCATGGTGGGGTCGGGTCTGACGGTGCCGCTGGACGTCCTGCCGGAGACGGCGGCCCAGGTGTGCCGGCTGCTGCCGCTGACGCCGGTGGTCGAACTGGCCCGACTGGGCTGGCTGGGCACGACCGGCGAGAGCGCCCCGGTGGGTTTCGGCGGCACGATCGTGGCGGCCTGGCCGCACCTGCTGGTGCTGGCGGCCTGGCTGCTGCTCGGTCTCCTGGCCTTCCGCCGCTGGTTCCGCTGGGAGCCGCGGGGCTGA